One window from the genome of Sulfodiicoccus acidiphilus encodes:
- a CDS encoding ABC transporter permease, which translates to MIRELLRKEILDLKRDRRLLLGSILLPLVMLPLVGGVLLASIVHPPVVEIVNQNPLNQPYVKYVGRYISSSGARVVYNDPNVTPDVTLMFPNSFYRNISEINSTAYLRIYVSVSSGSSALSVVENALLNLSENVTLTRIASLAREAHVDVSPQAIFNPLGILLGYRSPNNHPVSQQQDQLFQFTKVLSLVLFPSALPAVFFIVEGITGERERKTLESLLSTPMRPSSFILTKVATGSLLGVLSSLSEVIGILVFSVALNLYAHTSLNFALPFLGIVVLVYIETVLLTASLSVLVLMLLGGSTRNAQLITTLVFTFILLASFSSLFLNFTALSFPGSLLLIVPYVQLSAALVDFAAGLYVGAGIYVVGTLLISLFLIWFSVRLLDPEKLLFR; encoded by the coding sequence GTGATTCGTGAACTCCTTAGGAAGGAGATCCTGGACCTGAAGAGGGACAGGAGGCTCCTCTTGGGCTCGATCTTGCTTCCTCTAGTGATGTTGCCACTGGTGGGAGGAGTGCTTCTTGCGTCCATAGTGCACCCCCCCGTAGTCGAGATAGTCAACCAGAACCCGCTTAACCAGCCCTACGTGAAGTACGTCGGTAGGTACATCTCCTCCTCGGGGGCGAGGGTGGTGTACAACGATCCTAACGTGACTCCCGACGTCACCCTGATGTTCCCCAACTCTTTCTACAGGAACATAAGCGAGATCAATTCTACTGCGTACCTCAGGATATACGTAAGCGTGAGCTCCGGATCAAGCGCCCTCTCTGTGGTCGAGAACGCCCTCCTCAACCTGTCGGAGAACGTGACCCTCACAAGGATCGCCTCACTGGCCCGGGAAGCTCACGTCGACGTATCCCCTCAGGCAATATTTAACCCGCTCGGAATCCTGTTGGGCTACAGGTCTCCCAACAACCACCCAGTCTCACAACAACAAGATCAGCTCTTTCAGTTCACCAAGGTCCTGTCCCTGGTCCTCTTCCCCTCGGCCCTTCCGGCGGTGTTCTTTATAGTGGAGGGGATAACTGGGGAGAGGGAGAGGAAGACGTTGGAATCTCTTCTATCGACCCCAATGAGGCCCTCCTCCTTCATATTAACCAAGGTGGCGACCGGGTCGCTTTTAGGTGTGTTATCGTCCCTGAGCGAAGTAATAGGGATACTGGTGTTCTCTGTGGCCCTGAACCTCTACGCCCACACCTCCCTCAACTTCGCCCTTCCCTTCCTGGGAATAGTGGTGTTGGTGTACATCGAGACCGTCCTCTTGACGGCTTCCCTGAGCGTCCTAGTGCTCATGCTGTTGGGTGGGTCGACGAGGAACGCCCAACTGATAACTACACTGGTTTTCACTTTCATACTCTTGGCTTCATTCTCATCGCTCTTCCTGAACTTCACGGCCCTGTCCTTCCCAGGATCGCTCCTCCTCATTGTGCCTTACGTGCAGTTGAGCGCCGCACTCGTGGACTTCGCTGCCGGCCTGTACGTGGGGGCTGGAATCTACGTGGTGGGGACCCTTTTAATATCGCTCTTCTTAATTTGGTTCTCGGTTAGACTGCTAGACCCAGAGAAGTTACTCTTTAGGTAA
- a CDS encoding Lrp/AsnC ligand binding domain-containing protein, whose product MSSQKSEVKAYILIVTAMGKETEVVEFLRKIGGVKEANAVYGEYDVVAELENKDLQGLNKIIAEVRRNPSILRTVTLIVM is encoded by the coding sequence ATGAGTAGTCAAAAGTCAGAGGTGAAAGCCTACATTCTCATCGTCACCGCCATGGGGAAGGAGACGGAAGTGGTGGAGTTCCTTAGGAAGATAGGGGGAGTGAAGGAGGCCAACGCGGTGTACGGCGAGTATGATGTCGTGGCAGAACTAGAAAACAAGGACCTCCAGGGGCTGAACAAGATAATAGCTGAAGTCAGGAGGAATCCCTCCATTCTGAGGACCGTCACCCTGATAGTAATGTGA
- a CDS encoding MBL fold metallo-hydrolase, whose product MISLDSVTVDPHDGGSIGLPRPVAEAEVCLVTHPHYDHDACHLVGGRQVVRFYGSATFSGLKVSGLRVYHDRENGRRRGEVSIYSLEKSSFRLVHLGDLGHWPSESTLKEISSPDLLAVPVGGVITIDGKEAARLVRTVQPKAVVPIHYWVRGHLMPLDDPTTFQQELGWEQKTTKNLREDEISSKTVYLPV is encoded by the coding sequence ATGATCTCCTTGGACTCGGTAACCGTAGACCCCCACGACGGGGGGAGCATAGGTCTTCCCAGGCCGGTCGCTGAGGCAGAAGTCTGTTTAGTTACTCACCCCCACTACGATCACGATGCCTGTCACCTCGTCGGTGGGAGACAGGTGGTGAGATTCTACGGCTCCGCAACGTTCTCTGGACTCAAGGTCTCTGGACTTAGGGTATATCACGACAGGGAGAACGGGAGGAGGAGGGGGGAAGTCTCCATCTATTCCCTCGAGAAGTCCAGTTTCAGGCTGGTCCACTTGGGTGACCTAGGGCACTGGCCCTCTGAGTCCACGCTAAAGGAGATTTCTTCTCCCGACCTACTGGCAGTGCCGGTGGGGGGAGTGATAACGATAGATGGAAAGGAAGCTGCTAGGCTCGTGAGAACGGTGCAGCCGAAGGCAGTGGTGCCCATCCATTACTGGGTGAGGGGACACCTAATGCCTCTCGACGATCCCACCACGTTTCAGCAGGAGCTCGGATGGGAACAGAAGACTACCAAAAACTTACGAGAGGACGAGATATCTTCCAAGACCGTCTATCTACCTGTCTAA
- a CDS encoding DUF929 family protein produces the protein MSKKGNLAVFSLVVVVVVASLAYVELQSSSLSSGPIYTKVAPSVELQLRTLASTGYSIYDRSYDSFANFIGNGSELTYDGRPVVIFVGAEWCPYCGAEMWPLILALSRFGNISGLEYMLSSSTDVYPNVPTFTLVNVSYTSPYISLLEYEYQDRNHNPLQAVPSNVYALWEKYTSGGIPFIDVANVYIDAGSTVNPALLSGKNWTYVLNTLSNDPNSTLSREIYYTANLLTAEICRVDGNSPSSVCYQSGVQTMEAYLSHFQATNVTTYVSSTQLISNAVSIPNSAQFAIYRYLTTLHDVELASNPLAMREPTSILGQFHPTPTSIRRPISSLRFQTARGVRYSTIPTETPLLRNKRLQPPVLLSYLNIFLELTQ, from the coding sequence ATGTCGAAAAAAGGTAACCTAGCTGTTTTTTCACTTGTAGTGGTAGTGGTTGTTGCGTCCCTAGCTTATGTGGAACTCCAGTCATCATCACTATCCTCAGGTCCCATATACACGAAAGTAGCTCCGTCGGTTGAGCTCCAGCTGAGAACACTTGCCTCCACAGGCTACTCTATCTACGATAGATCCTACGACTCTTTCGCAAACTTCATCGGTAACGGATCGGAGCTCACGTACGACGGTAGGCCAGTGGTGATATTCGTGGGGGCAGAATGGTGTCCCTATTGTGGTGCGGAGATGTGGCCACTGATCCTGGCACTTAGCAGGTTCGGAAACATCAGTGGCTTAGAGTACATGTTGTCGAGCTCCACCGACGTTTACCCTAACGTACCCACCTTCACTCTAGTCAACGTGAGCTACACCAGCCCTTACATATCCCTATTAGAGTACGAGTATCAGGACAGGAACCACAACCCACTCCAGGCCGTCCCTTCGAACGTTTACGCCCTATGGGAAAAGTACACTTCGGGCGGAATACCGTTCATCGACGTCGCTAATGTCTACATCGACGCCGGCTCGACAGTGAATCCGGCCCTTCTGTCGGGCAAGAACTGGACGTACGTACTAAACACCTTATCCAACGACCCCAACTCCACGTTGTCGAGGGAGATATACTACACTGCTAACCTCTTGACGGCTGAGATATGTCGAGTTGACGGTAATTCTCCTTCCTCCGTTTGCTATCAGTCGGGAGTACAAACGATGGAGGCGTACCTATCGCACTTCCAGGCAACTAACGTAACTACATACGTATCCTCGACACAGCTTATCTCCAACGCAGTCTCAATACCAAACAGCGCCCAATTCGCGATCTATCGATATCTGACTACACTACACGACGTGGAACTGGCCTCTAACCCGTTAGCGATGAGGGAACCAACCTCAATTCTAGGTCAGTTCCATCCCACCCCTACCTCCATTCGTCGACCCATCTCGTCCCTTCGCTTCCAAACAGCGAGAGGCGTCCGTTATAGTACAATACCAACGGAAACCCCTTTATTACGTAATAAGAGACTTCAACCACCCGTTCTATTGTCATATCTAAATATATTTCTGGAGCTAACGCAATAA
- a CDS encoding ribbon-helix-helix protein, CopG family — MRVVTFKLEEDLLELLDRYAIKHGYNRSEVIRRALESLVKDDLNKETVPFARVEKIKI; from the coding sequence ATGCGCGTAGTTACCTTTAAGCTCGAGGAGGACCTGTTGGAGCTTTTAGACAGGTACGCCATAAAACACGGCTACAACAGGAGCGAGGTGATAAGGAGGGCTCTAGAGAGCCTAGTGAAGGACGACCTCAACAAGGAGACGGTTCCCTTCGCTAGGGTCGAGAAGATAAAGATTTAG
- a CDS encoding isopropylmalate synthase encodes MRRRKHLYASLWHVLFEEKWVIVFSRRIRIFDTTLRDGEQAPNIDLTVDQKLKVAVRLRDLGVDVIEAGFPSSSTAEFEATKKINNLVGKDVEVTGLSRMVKEDIDRTLESGVESIHLFIATSDIHLKYKLKMTREQVEDRIYTMIKYAKDRGVTVEFSPEDATRTDREFLLHAVRTAISAGADRINIPDTVGVMDPFRMRELISDVVAVSKGRIVSVHCHNDFGLATANSVAGVVAGASQVHVTVNGIGERAGNASLEEVVMALKKLGGFEVNVKTWMLYDTSRMLSEMTGMPVPFFKPIVGDNAFGHEAGIHVHGVLENPETYEPMTPEEVGNFRRIALGKHSGIHGLKTMLREGGIELPDDKVRIVLERVKEMAGEGKRVTPQDAVKVAKEVMGSR; translated from the coding sequence ATGAGACGTCGGAAACATTTATATGCCAGTTTATGGCATGTCCTATTCGAGGAAAAATGGGTAATCGTATTCTCTAGGAGAATACGTATTTTCGACACTACTTTAAGGGATGGAGAGCAGGCCCCTAACATCGACCTGACCGTCGATCAAAAGCTCAAAGTGGCGGTTAGGTTGAGGGACTTAGGGGTGGACGTGATTGAGGCGGGTTTCCCCTCTTCGTCGACGGCCGAGTTCGAGGCAACGAAGAAGATCAACAATTTAGTAGGTAAGGACGTAGAAGTCACTGGCCTCTCTAGGATGGTGAAGGAAGACATAGACAGGACACTGGAGAGTGGAGTAGAAAGCATACACTTGTTCATTGCCACCTCAGACATACACCTGAAGTATAAACTGAAGATGACTAGGGAGCAAGTGGAGGACAGGATATACACAATGATAAAGTATGCGAAGGACAGAGGAGTCACGGTCGAGTTCAGCCCAGAGGACGCTACAAGGACAGACAGGGAATTCCTGCTACACGCCGTGAGGACCGCTATCTCCGCAGGCGCGGACAGGATCAACATACCAGACACTGTGGGAGTGATGGACCCATTCAGAATGAGGGAGCTGATCTCTGACGTTGTGGCTGTGAGTAAGGGTAGGATAGTGAGCGTCCACTGCCACAACGACTTCGGACTCGCCACTGCCAACTCGGTGGCGGGGGTGGTAGCAGGGGCCTCTCAGGTACACGTGACAGTTAACGGCATAGGAGAAAGGGCTGGAAACGCCTCACTAGAGGAAGTCGTCATGGCACTGAAGAAGCTGGGAGGGTTCGAGGTAAACGTGAAGACGTGGATGCTCTACGACACCAGTAGGATGCTTTCGGAAATGACGGGTATGCCTGTTCCCTTCTTCAAGCCCATTGTAGGGGATAATGCCTTCGGCCACGAGGCTGGAATACACGTTCACGGTGTCCTCGAGAACCCCGAGACCTACGAGCCCATGACTCCGGAGGAGGTTGGAAACTTCAGGAGGATCGCGTTGGGAAAGCACAGCGGGATACACGGACTGAAGACCATGTTGAGGGAGGGAGGGATAGAACTTCCAGACGACAAGGTCAGGATAGTCCTGGAGAGGGTGAAGGAGATGGCAGGGGAAGGAAAGAGAGTTACACCTCAAGACGCTGTTAAGGTAGCTAAGGAAGTGATGGGAAGTAGGTAA